A genomic region of Magnolia sinica isolate HGM2019 chromosome 6, MsV1, whole genome shotgun sequence contains the following coding sequences:
- the LOC131249580 gene encoding uncharacterized protein LOC131249580, with protein MAPPLATTANLPSSSTARRYINPESNIPHPDLPETSNFNTRQVPVPFDDAAFTNAAMLEYTDSLSESIEIAVEQTFKDKLAFGIGELENGSSWNWFLTYLSNAIRSLEDLVIISDRHKGLLKEVTHVFPRAIHGYCAYHIYRNLVDIFKDKSLEMYFWRTVKTCRVAEFKKLMHDIEMANPVVHAWLTEIGYEKWASSHFPGKRFNLVTINIFECVNALFKEAREYPVTKLIEGVRLKIQELFYKRRESTASFIGPLTAWAEQQLKDLMQKA; from the exons ATGGCACCGCCTCTAGCAACAACAGCAAATCTGCCGTCATCATCCACAGCCCGAAGATACATAAATCCTGAAAGCAACATCCCGCATCCAGACCTTCCtgaaacatcaaacttcaacacTCGTCAAGTTCCTGTGCCgtttgatgatgctgcattcactAATGCTGCAATGCTGGAATATACGGATTCATTGAGTGAATCGATCGAGATAGCCGTTGagcaaacatttaaggacaagc ttgcgtttggcatcggggaatTGGAGAATGGTagcagttggaattggttccttacttaCCTTAGCAATGCGATAAGGTCTCTGGAGGATCTTGTGATTATATCCGATAGACATAAAGGTTTACTGAAAGAGGTAACCCATGTCTTCCCACGTGCAATTCATGGCTACTGCGCATATCATATCTACAGAAACTTAGTGGACATCTTTAAAGACAAGTCATTGGAGATGTACTTCTGGCGGACAGTGAAGACATGTAGGGTAGCTGAATTcaaaaaattaatgcatgatatcgaaatggctAACCCCgtagtacatgcatggctgacagaaatcgGATATGAGAAATGGGCATCTTCACACTttccaggaaaaagattcaacttggttacTATAAACATTTTCGAGTGTGTCAatgccctcttcaaagaagcacgcgaaTACCCCGTTACGAAATTGATAGAAGGGGTTAGATTGAAGATACAAGaattgttttataagagaagagaatctaCGGCATCATTTATAGGGCCATTGACAGCATGGGCGGAGCAGCAGTTAAAGGATCTTATGCAGAAGGCGTGA